ATTGGCTCGCTGACcatcaaagaaaaagatgacCTTAAAGTAAAGTCATGATTCATTTTGATTCATATGCATTGAGACATTGGCATAAGCTGcactttcattcatccatttCCAACCATGGCAGTAGAATTAATTGCTGGtgctcttctttcttctttccttcagGTTGCATTTGAAAAGCTTGCTTCTCCTCAAGTTCTGGACTTCTTTcacggaaaaaaacttgatgagACGCTTCTGAGAAAGTTGAAAATTAAGCTGCAGTCCATCGATGCTCTGGCTGATGATGCTGAACGAAAGCAGTTCGCAGATCCACGCGTGAGAAACTGGCTTCTTGAGGTCAAAGATATGGTTTTTGATGCAGAGGATCTCTTGGATGAAATACAATATGAATTCTCCAAATGGGAACTCGAAgctgaatctgaatctgaatcTCAGACCTGTACCGGCTGTACTTGCAAGGTACCAAATTTCTTCAAATCTTCTCCTGCTAGTTCCTTTAACAGGGAAATTAAATCCAGGATGGAAAAAATCCTTGATAGCTTAGAATTTCTCTCAAGCCAAAAGGATGATCTAGGCTTGAAAAATGCTAGTGGCGTTGGCGTTGGATCAGAATTGGGTAGTGAAGTACCACAGATATCACAATCAACATCTTTGGTGGTTGAAAGTGATATTTATGGCAGAGACGAagacaaaaaaatgatttttgattGGCTGACATCTGACAACGGCAATCCTAACCAGCCATCGATACTTTCTATTGTGGGCATGGGTGGGATGGGTAAGACCACACTTGCTCAACATGTATTCAATGACCCTAGGATCCAGGAGACTAAATTTGCTGTCAAAGCTTGGGTCTGTGTTTCAGATGATTTTGATGTTTTCAGGGTAACAAGAACAATTCTTGAGGCCATCACTAAATCGACTGATGATAGTAGAGACCTAGAGATGGTTCACGGaagattgaaagaaaaattgacGGGGAAGAAATTTCTTCTTGTTTTGGATGACGTTTGGAACGAAAACCGACTTAAATGGGAAGCTGTGCTAAAACCTCTTGTTTTTGGAGCTCAGGGGAGTAGAATTATTGCCACCACACGTAGTAAGGAAGTTGCTTCTACCATGAGGTCAAAAGAACACCTCCTGGAGCAATTACAAGAAGATCATTGCTGGAAGTTGTTTGCTAAACATGCATTCCAAGATGATAATATTCAACCAAATCCAGATTGCAAGGAGATTGGCACGAAGATAGTTGAAAAATGTAAAGGACTTCCTCTGGCCTTGAAAACAATGGGAAGTCTATTACACAACAAGTCATCTGTTAGGGAATGGGAAAGCATATTGCAGAGCGAGATATGGGAATTTTCAACAGAGTGTAGTGGTATTGTACCGGCTTTAGCACTAAGCTATCACCATCTTCCTTCTCATCTAAAGAGATGTTTTGCTTATTGTGCCTTATTCCCCAAAGATTATGAGTTTGATAAGGAGTGCTTAATACAATTGTGGATGGCTGAAAATTTTCTACAATGTCCTCAACAGGGTAAGAGTCCAGAAGAAGTTGCTGAACAGTACTTCAATGATCTATTATCAAGGTGCTTCTTTCAACAATCAAGTAACATAGAGGGAACACATTTTGTCATGCATGACCTTCTCAACGATTTGGCAAAATATATTTGTGGGGACATTTGTTTCAGATCAGACGATGACCAAGCAAAAGATACACCAAAAGCAACCCGTCATTTTTCAGTTGCAATCAATCACATTCGAGACTTTGATGGGTTTGGAACTCTATGTGACACAAAAAAGTTACGTACTTATATGCCAACAAGTGGCAGAATGAAGCCTGATTCCCGCTACCGTTGGCAGAGTTGGCATTGTAAGATGCCAATACATGAATTGTTGTCCAAGTTTAATTACTTACATATCTTATCTCTGTCTGATTGTCATGACCTAAGAGAGGTGCCTGACTCTATAGGTAATCTTAAATATCTCCGTTCATTAGACTTATCCAATACTGAAATAGTAAAACTACCTGAATCAATATGTTCACTCTACAACTTGCAAATACTGAAGCTGAATTGTTGTGGAAGTTTGAAGGAGCTGCCCTCAAATTTGCATAAACTCACTGATTTGCATCGCCTTGAATTAACATATTCTGGAGTGAGAAAGGTACCAGCACATTTGGGAAAACTGAAGTATCTTCAAGTATTAATGAGTCCGTTTAAGGTTGGCAAAAGTAGGGAGTTCAGTATCCAGCAGCTAGGAGAACTCAATCTTCATGGAAGTCTATTAATTCAGAACCTGCAGAATGTTGAGAATCCCTCAGATGCAATAGCGgtggatttaaaaaataaaacacacctTGTGGAGGTAGAGTTAGAATGGGATTCAGATTGGAACCCTGATGATTCAACAAAAGAAAGGGATGAAATTGTAATCGAGAATCTACAGCCTTCCAAACACTTGGAGAAGTTGAGGATGAGGAACTATGGGGGTAAACAATTTCCAAGGTGGTTATTAAACAATTCATTATTGAATGTGGTATCCTTAACCTTGGAGAACTGTCAATCTTGTCAACGTTTGCCTCCCCTTGGACTTTTGCCATTGCTGAAGGAGCTTTCAATTGAAGGGCTTGATGGGATTGTGAGTATTAATGCTGATTTTTTCGGGAGTAgctcttgttcatttacgtccTTGGAATCTTTGATGTTCCACAGTATGAAGGAATGGGAAGAATGGGAATGTAAAGGTGTGACAGGTGCTTTTCCACGTCTTCAACGCCTTTCTATAGTGCGTTGTCCCAAGCTGAAAGGTTTGCCTCCCCTTGGACTTTTGCCATTTCTGAAGGAGCTTTTAATTGAAAGGCTTGATGGGATTGTGAGTATTAATGCTGATTTTTTCGGGAGTAGCTCTTGTTCATTTACATCCTTGGAATCTTTGAAGTTCTTCGATATGAAGGAATGGGAAGAATGGGAATGTAAAGGTGTGACAGGTGCTTTTCCACGTCTTCAACGTCTTTCTATAGAGGATTGTCCCAAGCTGAAAGGGCACTTGCCAGAGCAACtatgtcatttaaattatcTAAAGATTTCTGGATGGGACTCTCTAACGACCATTCCGCTAGATATGTTCCCAATACTCAAGGAGCTTGATCTCTGGAAGTGTCCTAATCTACAGAGGATTTCACAGGGGCAGGCTCATAATCATCTCCAGACTCTGAATGTCATAGAGTGCCCCCAATTAGAATCATTGCCTGAAGGAATGCATGTCCTCCTTCCATCTCTTCATCATCTGGTCATATATGATTGTCCAAAAGTTGAAATGTTTCCAGAAGGAGgtttgccatcaaatttaaaagaaatgggTCTCCATGGTAGTTACAAACTTATCTACTTATTGAAAAGTGCCTTGGGAGGCAATCACTCTCTAGAAACCTTAGATATTGGAAGAGTGGATGTTGAGTGTCTTCCTGAGGAAGGTGTACTGCCACACTCTCTTGTTAATCTATGGATAAGGGAGTGTGGAGATCTAAAAAGACTGGACTACAAAGGTCTCTGCCACCTCTCCTCTCTCAAGACATTGCTTCTTTGGGACTGCCCCAGGCTCCAATGCTTACCAGAGGAGGGTCTGCCCAAATCCATTTCAACTTTGAACATTCGGAGGTGTCGGTTGCTCAAACAACGTTGCCGGGAACCCGAAGGCGAAGACTGGCCAAAGATTGCTCACATTGAAGACGTGTATTGTGAATAAGGTAGTGAGGTTGATTATAAAGAATAATGGTGAAAGTTGTAGATGCTTCTCTATTGCCTGcaatttactaaataattgttttctaaacttatttttgttttctgcttGCTAGACGCCGCCGCTCTGTTATTTATTATTCGacaaaataattgtttaatatAGTTTCAAGTGATTGATTCTGCTTGGTTAAAATATTTCACTCTTCAATTTTACTACTATTTTTTTcgataaattattatgttaccGACATCATGTTTTCgacatattattaattaacttaaaGAAGAGTTTTAAATTCTAAAGAGATGATAGGTTTAATATAGTTAGAGGTGATTTCAGTCCCTACGGTTAAATAATATGGAATTCAATTTATTGCATTATGTGtcatttatataacttttttttattttaaaaaaagaaagaaaagagaactCTTATAACTGGTTAGTTGTAATTGTTTACCTTGTTTGCTTGAGCTTTTAAGACCCTTTTTTTTGGCTGGAGGGGCTTGTAAGACCCTGTTAGTATATCTATTGTAAAAATATGACAGGATATATTTTACACATTAAAAGCGTAATTGTTTTGTTATCAATAGATTATGTGTCATgtccttttctaaaaaaaataaaccattaTTACAATGGCATAATATTCTTCATTGATAATGCATGTACATGTTCACCGTGGATTAAACTTAAACTTTTTCTAATCTAGatcgataaaattaaaaatactggtcagctaaaatgaaaagttaaaaatacaagtgatgatgtaaaatattttaaaccaaTTATGGGTTAAATTCATCTTAAGAAAAATAGTAACTCTCAAAGGATTCACTGCTGGGTTTCTCCTTTTAATTTGATAAGGCCTGAAATTTGTCTGGTCTTAGCCACATTGGTGCATTCTGCTGTGAATTATGGTTGATCAACATGTTGAGCTTATTGTAACTTCCTTTCGAATGTTCTGTTCTAACAATGGAGGCTGTGTATAGATTTAAGGAGTGAGGGATATAAGATAATCGATGCTTACACTCAATTAAGAGCAGCTAATGATTTGTAGGCATCAAGTTCAGCGTTTCACCTGTTTTGTAGACTTGATATTATCATTGGTTGATGTTGTTCATGCTTTCTAGTATTTGTTACTTTTTTCATTAGTTGTAATATTTGTTATCGTCGTCAGTTCAAAGAATTTGATGACAAAtgtgatgaaattttaattggatttACAAAATCTAATTTATGTAGTTACTTTTTTCTGGTTTCATTGATAACTAATAGTATTTGTTTATGGtgcagttattttttttattgataacacGTAATTAGCACCTTAAGCTACCCCGGTAACATCTCAAGTATTCCCACAAATTCCGATTCTTTGAATCAACTATTAAACTAATTCTCGGTAGGGATAACACACATCTAATGTTTTGAATCAGGTCATTATCCCTATATTATTATGAAGTATCTATATGTTTAAGGCCAAGGTTGCAAATAGTTTGTCAGCATGGAAAAATATTTTCGATATGAAGATAAGATAGTGATAAAATCAACGCGTTACCCGTCTTGAAAATAAAGTCaaagtgatatttttcttaatgtaaTTAAACATTATTTAGGGGAAAAAAATGGGTTTGTCTAACCACACTAAAATGCAATGTTTAAGCAAAGGTTTGTAAAGTTTGATGACAGTAAGTACAAATCTACGAGGTATGCAATTTTCTTTAGTGGTTGCAAATTACTATCCGCTAACTAGAAGGCTCAAGCTGCTAGatttttaaggtttttttttctgattgaaACAAGTTGATACTCCATAACTTGCCTTAACAATTTTTCTTCGTTGAATTATTGCAGTGTGTAGAACTTTTTAGTCTATTATTATGCATTATAAATGTTATGTGATTTTAATGGTTAattggtttatttattttagagaat
The nucleotide sequence above comes from Glycine soja cultivar W05 chromosome 11, ASM419377v2, whole genome shotgun sequence. Encoded proteins:
- the LOC114377537 gene encoding putative disease resistance RPP13-like protein 1 isoform X2, with translation MAVELIAGALLSSFLQVAFEKLASPQVLDFFHGKKLDETLLRKLKIKLQSIDALADDAERKQFADPRVRNWLLEVKDMVFDAEDLLDEIQYEFSKWELEAESESESQTCTGCTCKVPNFFKSSPASSFNREIKSRMEKILDSLEFLSSQKDDLGLKNASGVGVGSELGSEVPQISQSTSLVVESDIYGRDEDKKMIFDWLTSDNGNPNQPSILSIVGMGGMGKTTLAQHVFNDPRIQETKFAVKAWVCVSDDFDVFRVTRTILEAITKSTDDSRDLEMVHGRLKEKLTGKKFLLVLDDVWNENRLKWEAVLKPLVFGAQGSRIIATTRSKEVASTMRSKEHLLEQLQEDHCWKLFAKHAFQDDNIQPNPDCKEIGTKIVEKCKGLPLALKTMGSLLHNKSSVREWESILQSEIWEFSTECSGIVPALALSYHHLPSHLKRCFAYCALFPKDYEFDKECLIQLWMAENFLQCPQQGKSPEEVAEQYFNDLLSRCFFQQSSNIEGTHFVMHDLLNDLAKYICGDICFRSDDDQAKDTPKATRHFSVAINHIRDFDGFGTLCDTKKLRTYMPTSGRMKPDSRYRWQSWHCKMPIHELLSKFNYLHILSLSDCHDLREVPDSIGNLKYLRSLDLSNTEIVKLPESICSLYNLQILKLNCCGSLKELPSNLHKLTDLHRLELTYSGVRKVPAHLGKLKYLQVLMSPFKVGKSREFSIQQLGELNLHGSLLIQNLQNVENPSDAIAVDLKNKTHLVEVELEWDSDWNPDDSTKERDEIVIENLQPSKHLEKLRMRNYGGKQFPRWLLNNSLLNVVSLTLENCQSCQRLPPLGLLPLLKELSIEGLDGIVSINADFFGSSSCSFTSLESLMFHSMKEWEEWECKGVTGAFPRLQRLSIVRCPKLKGHLPEQLCHLNYLKISGWDSLTTIPLDMFPILKELDLWKCPNLQRISQGQAHNHLQTLNVIECPQLESLPEGMHVLLPSLHHLVIYDCPKVEMFPEGGLPSNLKEMGLHGSYKLIYLLKSALGGNHSLETLDIGRVDVECLPEEGVLPHSLVNLWIRECGDLKRLDYKGLCHLSSLKTLLLWDCPRLQCLPEEGLPKSISTLNIRRCRLLKQRCREPEGEDWPKIAHIEDVYCE
- the LOC114377537 gene encoding putative disease resistance RPP13-like protein 1 isoform X1 — translated: MAVELIAGALLSSFLQVAFEKLASPQVLDFFHGKKLDETLLRKLKIKLQSIDALADDAERKQFADPRVRNWLLEVKDMVFDAEDLLDEIQYEFSKWELEAESESESQTCTGCTCKVPNFFKSSPASSFNREIKSRMEKILDSLEFLSSQKDDLGLKNASGVGVGSELGSEVPQISQSTSLVVESDIYGRDEDKKMIFDWLTSDNGNPNQPSILSIVGMGGMGKTTLAQHVFNDPRIQETKFAVKAWVCVSDDFDVFRVTRTILEAITKSTDDSRDLEMVHGRLKEKLTGKKFLLVLDDVWNENRLKWEAVLKPLVFGAQGSRIIATTRSKEVASTMRSKEHLLEQLQEDHCWKLFAKHAFQDDNIQPNPDCKEIGTKIVEKCKGLPLALKTMGSLLHNKSSVREWESILQSEIWEFSTECSGIVPALALSYHHLPSHLKRCFAYCALFPKDYEFDKECLIQLWMAENFLQCPQQGKSPEEVAEQYFNDLLSRCFFQQSSNIEGTHFVMHDLLNDLAKYICGDICFRSDDDQAKDTPKATRHFSVAINHIRDFDGFGTLCDTKKLRTYMPTSGRMKPDSRYRWQSWHCKMPIHELLSKFNYLHILSLSDCHDLREVPDSIGNLKYLRSLDLSNTEIVKLPESICSLYNLQILKLNCCGSLKELPSNLHKLTDLHRLELTYSGVRKVPAHLGKLKYLQVLMSPFKVGKSREFSIQQLGELNLHGSLLIQNLQNVENPSDAIAVDLKNKTHLVEVELEWDSDWNPDDSTKERDEIVIENLQPSKHLEKLRMRNYGGKQFPRWLLNNSLLNVVSLTLENCQSCQRLPPLGLLPLLKELSIEGLDGIVSINADFFGSSSCSFTSLESLMFHSMKEWEEWECKGVTGAFPRLQRLSIVRCPKLKGLPPLGLLPFLKELLIERLDGIVSINADFFGSSSCSFTSLESLKFFDMKEWEEWECKGVTGAFPRLQRLSIEDCPKLKGHLPEQLCHLNYLKISGWDSLTTIPLDMFPILKELDLWKCPNLQRISQGQAHNHLQTLNVIECPQLESLPEGMHVLLPSLHHLVIYDCPKVEMFPEGGLPSNLKEMGLHGSYKLIYLLKSALGGNHSLETLDIGRVDVECLPEEGVLPHSLVNLWIRECGDLKRLDYKGLCHLSSLKTLLLWDCPRLQCLPEEGLPKSISTLNIRRCRLLKQRCREPEGEDWPKIAHIEDVYCE